A genome region from Schistocerca americana isolate TAMUIC-IGC-003095 chromosome 1, iqSchAmer2.1, whole genome shotgun sequence includes the following:
- the LOC124595994 gene encoding proline-rich protein 2-like produces the protein MWAYGLLLRRGKPTPPAGETDAPGGGNRRPRRGKPTPPAGETDAPGGGNRRPRRGKPTPPAGETDAPGGGNRRPRRGKPTPPAGETDAPGGGNRRPRRGKPTPPAGETDAPGGGNRRPRRGKPTPPAGETDAPGGGNRRPRRGKPTPPAGETDAPGGGNRRPRRGKPTPPAGETDAPGGGNRRPRRGKPTPPAGETDAPGGGNRRPRRGKPTPPAGETDAPGGGNRQSLPYTATVTEKDKGAHKKQGNIGVWRLV, from the exons atgtgggcatacggactgctactgaggcgggggaaaccgacgcccccggcgggggaaaccgacgcccccggcgggggaaaccgacgcccccggcgggggaaaccgacgcccccggcgggggaaaccgacgcccccggcgggggaaaccgacgcccccggcgggggaaaccgacgcccccggcgggggaaaccgacgcccccggcgggggaaaccgacgcccccggcgggggaaaccgacgcccccggcgggggaaaccgacgcccccggcgggggaaaccgacgcccccggcgggggaaaccgacgcccccggcgggggaaaccgacgcccccggcgggggaaaccgacgcccccggcgggggaaaccgacgcccccggcgggggaaaccgacgcccccggcgggggaaaccgacgcccccggcgggggaaaccgacgcccccggcgggggaaaccgacgcccccggcgggggaaaccgacgcccccggcgggggaaaccgacgcccccggcgggggaaaccgacgcccccggcgggggaaaccgacgcccccggcgggggaaaccgacgcccccggcgggggaaaccgacgcccccggcgggggaaaccgacgcccccggcgggggaaaccgacgcccccggcgggggaaaccgacgcccccggcgggggaaaccgacaatcg ctgccatatacagccactgtcacagagaaggacaaaggtgcccacaaaaagcaaggcaacattggtgtttggaggctggtgtaa